Proteins from one Populus trichocarpa chloroplast, complete genome genomic window:
- the rps4 gene encoding ribosomal protein S4 (ribosomal protein S4), whose amino-acid sequence MSRYRGPRFKKIRRLGALPGLTSKRPRAGSDLRNQSRAGKKSQYRIRLEEKQKLRFHYGLTERQLLKYVRIAAKAKGSTGQVLLQLLEMRLDNILFRLGMASTIPRARQLVNHRHILVNGRIVDIPSYRCKPRDIITAKDEQKSRVMIQNSLDSFPQEELPKHLTLHPFQYKGLVNHIIDSKWIGLKINELLVVEYYSRQT is encoded by the coding sequence ATGTCACGTTACCGAGGGCCTCGTTTCAAAAAAATACGCCGTCTGGGGGCTTTACCGGGACTAACTAGTAAAAGGCCTAGAGCCGGGAGCGATCTTAGAAATCAATCGCGCGCCGGTAAAAAATCTCAATATCGTATTCGTTTAGAAGAAAAACAAAAATTGCGTTTTCATTATGGTCTTACAGAACGACAATTGCTTAAATACGTTCGTATCGCCGCAAAAGCCAAAGGGTCAACAGGTCAGGTTTTACTACAATTACTTGAAATGCGTTTGGATAACATCCTTTTTCGATTAGGTATGGCGTCAACTATTCCTCGAGCCCGCCAATTAGTTAACCATAGACATATTTTAGTTAATGGTCGTATAGTAGATATACCAAGTTATCGCTGCAAACCCCGAGATATTATTACAGCGAAGGATGAACAAAAATCTAGAGTTATGATTCAAAATTCTCTTGATTCATTCCCCCAGGAGGAATTGCCAAAACATTTGACTCTTCACCCATTCCAATATAAAGGATTGGTCAATCACATAATAGATAGTAAATGGATTGGCTTGAAAATAAATGAATTGTTAGTTGTAGAATATTATTCTCGTCAGACTTAA
- the ndhJ gene encoding NADH dehydrogenase subunit J (similar to tabaco NADH dehydrogenase 30kD subunit), producing MRGPLSAWLVKHGLVHRSLGFDYQGIETLQIKPEDWHSIAVILYVYGYNYLRSQCAYDVAPGGLLASIYHLTRIEYGILDQPEEVCIKVFAPRKNPRIPSVFWVWKSADFQERESYDMLGISYDNHPRLKRILMPESWIGWPLRKDYIAPNFYEIQDAH from the coding sequence ATGCGGGGTCCTCTGTCTGCTTGGCTGGTCAAACATGGGCTAGTTCATAGATCTTTGGGCTTTGATTACCAAGGAATAGAGACTTTACAAATAAAGCCCGAGGATTGGCATTCCATTGCTGTCATTCTATATGTATATGGTTACAACTATCTGCGTTCCCAATGTGCCTATGATGTAGCACCGGGCGGGCTGTTAGCTAGTATATATCATCTTACGAGAATAGAATATGGTATTCTAGATCAACCTGAAGAAGTATGTATAAAAGTATTTGCTCCTAGGAAGAATCCTAGAATTCCATCTGTTTTCTGGGTTTGGAAAAGTGCGGATTTTCAAGAAAGAGAATCTTATGATATGTTGGGAATCTCTTATGATAATCATCCACGTCTGAAACGTATCTTAATGCCGGAAAGTTGGATAGGGTGGCCTTTACGTAAAGATTATATTGCTCCCAATTTTTATGAAATACAAGATGCTCATTGA
- the ndhK gene encoding NADH dehydrogenase subunit K (similar to NiTa NADH dehydrogenase 27kD subunit) has translation MNSIEFPLLDRTTPISVISTTSNDLSNWSRLSSLWPLLYGTSCCFIEFASLIGSRFDFDRYGLVPRSSPRQADLILTAGTVTMKMAPSLVRLYEQMPEQKYVIAMGACTITGGMFSTDSYSTVRGVDKLIPVDVYLPGCPPKPEAIIDAITKLRKKISREIYEDRIRSQQGNRCFTTNHKFHIGRTTNTGNYDQGLLYQPPSTSKIAPEAFFKYKKSVSSPELVN, from the coding sequence ATGAATTCCATTGAGTTTCCCTTACTTGATCGAACAACCCCAATTTCAGTTATTTCAACTACATCAAATGATCTTTCAAATTGGTCAAGACTCTCCAGTTTATGGCCGCTTCTCTATGGTACCAGTTGTTGCTTCATTGAATTTGCTTCATTAATAGGCTCACGATTCGACTTTGATCGTTATGGGCTAGTACCAAGATCTAGTCCTAGACAAGCGGACCTGATTTTAACAGCCGGCACAGTAACCATGAAAATGGCTCCTTCTTTAGTGAGATTATATGAACAAATGCCGGAACAAAAATATGTTATTGCTATGGGAGCATGTACAATTACAGGGGGAATGTTCAGTACGGATTCTTATAGTACTGTTCGGGGAGTCGATAAGCTAATTCCTGTAGATGTCTATTTGCCGGGCTGCCCTCCTAAACCGGAGGCGATTATAGATGCTATAACAAAACTTCGTAAAAAAATATCTCGAGAGATTTATGAAGATCGAATTAGGTCTCAACAGGGGAATCGGTGTTTTACTACCAATCACAAGTTTCATATTGGACGTACTACTAATACTGGAAATTATGATCAAGGATTACTCTATCAACCGCCGTCTACTTCAAAAATAGCTCCTGAAGCCTTTTTCAAATACAAAAAGTCAGTATCGTCCCCTGAATTAGTAAATTAG
- the ndhC gene encoding NADH dehydrogenase subunit 3 (NADH dehydrogenase ND3 subunit), whose protein sequence is MFLLYEYDIFWAFLIISSVIPILAFLISGLLSPIRKGPEKLSSYESGIEPMGDAWLQFRIRYYMFALVFVVFDVETVFLYPWAMSFDVLGVSVFIEALIFVLILIVGLVYAWRKGALEWS, encoded by the coding sequence ATGTTTCTGCTTTACGAATATGATATTTTCTGGGCATTTCTAATAATATCAAGTGTTATTCCTATTTTGGCATTTCTAATTTCGGGCCTTTTATCCCCAATTAGAAAAGGACCAGAGAAACTTTCTAGTTATGAATCCGGTATAGAACCAATGGGCGATGCTTGGTTACAATTTCGAATCCGTTATTATATGTTTGCTCTAGTTTTTGTTGTTTTTGATGTTGAAACGGTTTTTCTTTATCCATGGGCAATGAGTTTCGATGTATTGGGGGTATCCGTATTTATAGAAGCTTTAATTTTCGTGCTTATCCTAATTGTTGGTTTAGTTTATGCATGGCGAAAAGGAGCATTAGAATGGTCTTAG
- the atpE gene encoding ATP synthase CF1 epsilon subunit (ATPase epsilon subunit): protein MILSLCVLTPNRIVWDSEVKEIILSTNSGQIGVLPNHAPIATAVDIGILRIRLNDQWLTMALMGGFARIGNNEVTVLVNDAEKGSDIDPQEAQQTLEIAEANLRKAEGKRQIIEANLALRRARARVEAINVIS from the coding sequence ATGATCTTAAGTCTTTGTGTATTGACCCCGAATCGAATTGTTTGGGATTCAGAAGTGAAAGAAATCATTTTATCTACTAATAGTGGGCAAATTGGTGTATTACCTAATCACGCGCCTATTGCCACAGCCGTTGATATCGGTATTTTGAGAATACGCCTTAATGACCAATGGTTAACGATGGCTCTGATGGGCGGTTTTGCTAGAATAGGCAATAATGAGGTTACTGTTTTAGTAAATGATGCGGAGAAGGGGAGTGACATTGATCCACAAGAAGCTCAGCAAACTCTTGAAATAGCAGAAGCTAACTTGAGGAAAGCGGAAGGCAAGAGACAAATAATCGAGGCAAATCTAGCTCTCAGACGAGCTAGAGCACGAGTAGAGGCTATCAATGTGATTTCGTAA
- the atpB gene encoding ATP synthase CF1 beta subunit (ATPase beta subunit): protein MRINPTTSGPGVSALEKKNLGHIAQIIGPVLDVVFPPGKMPNIYNALVVKGRDTVSQQINVTCEVQQLLGNNRVRAVAMSATDGLMRGMEVIDTGAPLSVPVGGATLGRIFNVLGEPVDDLGPVDTQITSPIHRSAPAFIQLDTKLSIFETGIKVVDLLAPYRRGGKIGLFGGAGVGKTVLIMELINNIAKAHGGVSVFGGVGERTREGNDLYMEMKESGVINEENIAESKVALVYGQMNEPPGARMRVGLTALTMAEYFRDVNEQDVLLFIDNIFRFVQAGSEVSALLGRMPSAVGYQPTLSTEMGTLQERITSTKEGSITSIQAVYVPADDLTDPAPATTFAHLDATTVLSRGLAAKGIYPAVDPLDSTSTMLQPQIVGEEHYETAQRVKQTLQRYKELQDIIAILGLDELSEEDRLTVARARKIERFLSQPFFVAEVFTGSPGKYVGLAETIRGFKLILSGELDSLPEQAFYLVGNIDEATAKATNLEMENNLKK from the coding sequence ATGAGAATCAATCCTACTACTTCTGGTCCTGGAGTTTCCGCGCTTGAAAAAAAGAACCTGGGACATATCGCTCAAATCATTGGCCCAGTGCTAGATGTAGTTTTTCCCCCGGGCAAGATGCCTAATATTTACAACGCTCTGGTAGTTAAGGGTCGAGATACTGTCAGTCAACAAATTAATGTCACTTGTGAAGTACAGCAATTATTAGGAAATAATCGAGTTCGAGCTGTAGCTATGAGTGCTACAGATGGTCTAATGAGAGGAATGGAAGTGATTGACACGGGAGCTCCCCTAAGTGTTCCAGTAGGCGGGGCGACTCTAGGACGAATTTTCAACGTGCTTGGAGAACCTGTTGATGATTTAGGTCCTGTAGATACTCAGATAACATCCCCTATTCATAGATCTGCGCCTGCCTTTATACAGTTAGATACAAAATTATCTATTTTTGAAACAGGAATTAAAGTCGTAGATCTTTTAGCCCCTTATCGCCGTGGAGGAAAAATCGGACTATTTGGGGGCGCTGGAGTAGGTAAAACAGTACTAATTATGGAATTAATCAACAACATTGCGAAAGCTCATGGGGGTGTATCCGTATTTGGCGGAGTAGGTGAACGTACTCGTGAAGGAAACGATCTTTACATGGAAATGAAAGAATCCGGAGTAATTAATGAAGAAAATATTGCAGAATCTAAAGTGGCTCTAGTTTATGGTCAGATGAACGAACCACCGGGAGCTCGTATGAGAGTTGGTTTGACTGCCCTAACTATGGCGGAATATTTCCGAGATGTTAATGAACAAGACGTACTTCTATTTATCGACAATATCTTTCGTTTCGTCCAAGCAGGATCCGAAGTATCCGCCTTATTGGGTAGAATGCCCTCTGCTGTGGGTTATCAACCCACCCTTAGTACCGAAATGGGTACTTTACAAGAAAGAATTACTTCTACCAAAGAAGGGTCCATAACTTCTATTCAAGCAGTTTATGTACCTGCGGACGATTTAACCGACCCTGCTCCTGCCACGACATTTGCGCATTTAGATGCTACTACTGTACTATCAAGAGGATTAGCTGCTAAAGGTATCTATCCAGCAGTCGACCCTTTAGATTCAACATCAACTATGCTCCAACCTCAGATCGTTGGCGAGGAACATTATGAAACTGCGCAAAGAGTTAAGCAAACTTTACAACGTTACAAAGAACTTCAAGACATTATAGCTATCCTTGGGTTGGACGAATTATCCGAAGAGGATCGCTTAACTGTAGCAAGAGCACGAAAAATTGAGCGTTTCTTATCACAACCCTTTTTCGTAGCCGAAGTATTTACCGGTTCCCCGGGAAAATATGTCGGTCTAGCAGAAACAATTAGAGGGTTTAAATTGATCCTTTCCGGAGAATTAGATAGTCTTCCTGAGCAGGCCTTTTATTTGGTAGGTAACATTGATGAAGCTACTGCGAAGGCTACGAACTTAGAAATGGAGAACAACTTGAAGAAATGA
- the rbcL gene encoding ribulose-1,5-bisphosphate carboxylase/oxygenase large subunit (Rubisco large subunit) has translation MSPQTETKAGVGFKAGVKDYKLTYYTPDYETKDTDILAAFRVTPQPGVPPEEAGAAVAAESSTGTWTTVWTDGLTSLDRYKGRCYDIEPVAGEENQFIAYVAYPLDLFEEGSVTNMFTSIVGNVFGFKALRALRLEDLRIPPAYVKTFQGPPHGIQVERDKLNKYGRPLLGCTIKPKLGLSAKNYGRAVYECLRGGLDFTKDDENVNSQPFMRWRDRFLFCAEALYKAQAETGEIKGHYLNATAGTCEEMIKRAVFARELGVPIVMHDYLTGGFTANTSLAHYCRDNGLLLHIHRAMHAVIDRQKNHGIHFRVLAKALRMSGGDHIHSGTVVGKLEGERDITLGFVDLLRDDFVEKDRSRGIYFTQDWVSLPGVLPVASGGIHVWHMPALTEIFGDDSVLQFGGGTLGHPWGNAPGAVANRVALEACVQARNEGRDLAREGNEIIREASKWSPELAAACEVWKEIKFEFQAMDTL, from the coding sequence ATGTCACCACAAACAGAGACTAAAGCAGGTGTTGGATTCAAGGCTGGTGTTAAAGATTATAAATTGACTTATTATACTCCTGACTATGAAACCAAAGATACTGATATCTTGGCAGCATTCCGAGTAACTCCTCAACCTGGAGTTCCGCCCGAGGAAGCAGGGGCCGCAGTAGCTGCTGAATCTTCTACTGGTACATGGACAACTGTGTGGACCGACGGGCTTACCAGTCTTGATCGTTATAAGGGACGATGCTACGACATCGAGCCCGTTGCTGGAGAAGAAAATCAATTTATTGCTTATGTAGCTTACCCCTTAGACCTTTTTGAAGAAGGTTCTGTTACTAACATGTTTACTTCCATTGTGGGTAATGTATTTGGGTTCAAAGCCCTACGCGCTCTACGTCTGGAGGATTTGCGAATTCCTCCTGCTTATGTTAAAACTTTTCAAGGCCCACCTCATGGTATCCAAGTTGAAAGAGATAAATTGAACAAGTATGGTCGCCCCCTATTGGGCTGTACTATTAAACCTAAATTGGGGTTATCCGCTAAGAATTACGGTAGAGCAGTTTATGAATGTCTACGCGGTGGACTTGATTTTACCAAAGATGATGAGAACGTGAACTCCCAACCATTTATGCGTTGGAGAGATCGTTTCTTATTTTGTGCCGAAGCACTTTATAAAGCACAGGCTGAAACCGGTGAAATCAAAGGGCATTATTTAAACGCTACTGCAGGTACATGCGAAGAAATGATCAAAAGGGCTGTATTTGCCAGAGAATTGGGAGTTCCTATCGTAATGCATGACTACTTAACAGGGGGATTCACCGCAAACACTAGTTTGGCTCATTATTGCCGAGATAATGGTTTACTTCTTCACATCCATCGCGCAATGCATGCAGTTATTGATAGACAGAAAAATCATGGTATACACTTTCGTGTACTAGCTAAGGCATTACGTATGTCTGGTGGAGATCATATTCACTCTGGTACCGTAGTAGGTAAACTTGAAGGGGAAAGAGACATAACTTTGGGTTTTGTTGATTTACTGCGTGATGATTTTGTTGAAAAAGATCGAAGCCGCGGTATTTATTTCACTCAAGATTGGGTCTCTCTACCGGGTGTTCTACCCGTGGCTTCGGGGGGTATTCACGTTTGGCATATGCCTGCTCTGACCGAGATCTTTGGAGATGATTCCGTACTACAATTCGGTGGAGGAACTTTAGGGCACCCTTGGGGAAATGCACCCGGTGCCGTTGCTAATCGAGTAGCTCTAGAAGCATGTGTACAAGCTCGTAATGAGGGACGTGATCTTGCTCGTGAGGGTAATGAAATTATCCGTGAAGCTAGCAAATGGAGCCCTGAACTAGCTGCTGCTTGTGAAGTATGGAAGGAGATTAAATTTGAATTCCAAGCAATGGATACGTTGTAA
- the accD gene encoding acetyl-CoA carboxylase beta subunit (similar to NiTa acetyl-CoA carboxylase beta subunit) — MKKCWFHSMLSNVELEYRCRLSKSMDNLGPLENTSVSEDPILNDTEKNTYNWSHSDSSNVDHLVGVRDIRNLNVDDTFLVLGRDNKKDGYSIYFDIENQVFGIDNNHSFLSKLEKEFSSYWNSSYLNKGSRSDDSHYDYSMYDNKYSWNNYINSCIDSYLRSQIGIASSILSGSESYSESYISTYILGESRNSSETGNSRLRTSTNGSDFALRENSNDLGVTQKYKHLWVQCEICYGLNYKKFFKSKMNICEQCGYHLKMSSSDRIELSIDPGTWDPMDEEMFSLDPIDFHSEEEPYKDRIDSYQKKTGLTEAIQTGIGQLNGIPVAIGVMDFQFMGGSMGSVVGEKITRLIEYATNQFLPLILVCASGGARMQEGSLSLMQMAKISSALYDYQSNKKLVYVSILTSPTTGGVTASFGMLGDIIIAEPNAYIAFAGKRVIEQTLNKTVPEGSQAAEFLFHKGLFDPIVPRNLLKGVLSELFQLHAFFPLNHNLSRTLT; from the coding sequence ATGAAAAAATGTTGGTTCCATTCGATGTTATCCAATGTGGAGTTAGAATACAGGTGTAGGCTAAGTAAATCAATGGATAATCTTGGTCCTCTTGAAAATACCAGTGTAAGTGAAGACCCGATTCTAAATGATACAGAAAAAAACACCTATAATTGGAGTCATAGTGACAGTAGTAATGTTGATCATTTAGTCGGCGTTAGGGACATTCGGAATTTAAACGTGGATGACACTTTTTTAGTTTTAGGTAGGGATAATAAAAAAGACGGTTATTCCATATATTTTGATATTGAAAATCAAGTTTTTGGGATTGACAATAATCATTCTTTTTTGAGTAAATTAGAAAAAGAATTTTCTAGTTATTGGAATTCTAGTTATTTAAATAAGGGGTCTAGGAGTGACGATTCCCACTATGATTATTCTATGTATGATAATAAATATAGTTGGAATAATTACATCAATAGTTGCATTGACAGTTATCTTCGTTCTCAAATCGGGATTGCTAGTTCTATTTTAAGTGGTAGTGAAAGTTACAGCGAAAGTTACATTTCTACTTACATTTTGGGTGAAAGTAGAAATAGTAGTGAAACCGGGAATTCCAGGCTAAGAACTAGCACGAACGGCAGCGATTTCGCTCTAAGAGAAAATTCTAATGATCTCGGCGTAACTCAAAAATACAAGCATTTGTGGGTTCAATGTGAAATTTGTTATGGATTAAATTATAAGAAATTTTTTAAATCAAAAATGAATATTTGTGAACAATGTGGATATCATTTGAAAATGAGTAGTTCAGATAGAATTGAACTTTCGATTGATCCAGGCACTTGGGATCCTATGGATGAGGAGATGTTCTCTCTGGATCCCATTGACTTTCATTCAGAGGAGGAACCTTATAAAGATCGTATTGATTCTTATCAAAAAAAGACAGGATTAACCGAGGCCATTCAAACCGGCATAGGTCAACTAAACGGCATTCCCGTAGCAATTGGGGTTATGGATTTTCAGTTTATGGGGGGTAGTATGGGATCGGTAGTAGGCGAGAAAATTACTCGTTTAATCGAGTATGCTACCAATCAATTTTTACCTCTTATTCTAGTGTGTGCTTCCGGAGGAGCACGCATGCAAGAAGGAAGTTTGAGCTTGATGCAAATGGCTAAAATTTCTTCCGCTTTATATGATTATCAATCGAATAAAAAGTTAGTTTATGTATCAATCCTTACATCTCCTACGACTGGTGGGGTGACAGCTAGTTTTGGTATGTTGGGGGATATCATTATTGCTGAACCCAACGCCTACATTGCATTTGCAGGTAAAAGAGTAATTGAACAAACATTGAATAAGACAGTACCTGAAGGTTCACAAGCGGCTGAATTTTTATTCCATAAGGGCTTATTCGATCCAATCGTACCACGTAATCTGTTAAAGGGCGTTCTGAGTGAGTTATTTCAGCTCCACGCTTTCTTTCCTTTGAATCATAACTTAAGTAGAACCTTAACTTAA
- the psaI gene encoding photosystem I subunit VIII (similar to NiTa photosystem I protein) produces MTILNNLPSIFVPLVGLVFPAIAMASLSLHVQKNKIF; encoded by the coding sequence ATGACAATTCTCAACAACTTACCCTCTATTTTTGTGCCTTTAGTGGGCTTAGTATTTCCGGCAATTGCAATGGCTTCTTTATCTCTTCATGTTCAAAAAAACAAGATTTTTTAG
- the ycf4 gene encoding photosystem I assembly protein Ycf4 (similar to photosytem I accumulation protein), whose protein sequence is MSWRSEHIWIELIAGSRKISNFCWAIILFLGSLGFLLIGISSYLDRNLISLFPSQQILFFPQGIVMSFYGLAGLFISSYLWCTISWNVGSGYDRFDRKEGIVCIFRWGFPGKNRRILLRLFMKDIQSIRIEVKEGFYARRVLYMEIRGQGAIPLTRTDENLTPREIEQKAAELAYFLRVPIEVF, encoded by the coding sequence ATGAGTTGGCGATCAGAACATATATGGATAGAACTTATAGCGGGGTCTCGAAAAATAAGTAATTTCTGCTGGGCCATTATACTTTTTTTAGGTTCATTGGGGTTTTTATTGATTGGAATTTCCAGTTATCTTGACAGAAATTTGATATCTTTATTCCCGTCTCAGCAAATCCTTTTTTTTCCACAAGGGATCGTGATGTCTTTCTATGGGCTCGCCGGTCTGTTTATTAGCTCTTATTTGTGGTGCACAATTTCGTGGAATGTAGGTAGTGGTTATGATCGATTCGATAGAAAAGAAGGAATAGTGTGTATTTTTCGTTGGGGATTTCCAGGAAAAAATCGTCGCATCTTACTACGACTCTTTATGAAAGATATTCAGTCTATCAGAATAGAAGTTAAAGAGGGTTTTTATGCTCGGCGTGTCCTTTATATGGAAATCAGAGGCCAGGGGGCCATTCCTTTGACTCGTACTGATGAGAATTTGACTCCACGAGAAATTGAGCAAAAAGCAGCGGAATTGGCCTATTTTTTGCGTGTACCAATTGAAGTATTTTGA
- the cemA gene encoding envelope membrane protein, with amino-acid sequence MEKKAFIPLLYLTSIVFLPWWVSFSFNKSLGSWIINWWNTSKSETFLNDIQEKSILEKLIEFEELFLLDEMIKEYPETHLQKFRIGIHKETIQLIKMHNADRIDTILHFSTNIICFVILSGYSFLVNEELFILNSWVQEFIYNLSDTIKALSILLLTDLCIGFHSPHGWELMISSFYKDFGFAHNDQIISGLVSTFPVIFDTIFKYWIFRYLNRVSPSLVVIYHSMND; translated from the coding sequence ATGGAAAAAAAAGCATTCATTCCCCTTCTATATCTTACGTCTATAGTATTTTTGCCCTGGTGGGTCTCTTTTTCATTTAATAAAAGTCTGGGATCTTGGATTATTAATTGGTGGAATACTAGTAAATCCGAAACTTTTTTAAATGATATTCAAGAAAAGAGTATTCTAGAAAAATTAATAGAATTTGAGGAACTCTTCCTGTTGGACGAAATGATAAAGGAATACCCCGAAACACATCTACAAAAGTTTCGTATCGGAATCCACAAAGAAACGATCCAATTGATCAAGATGCACAACGCAGATCGTATAGATACGATTTTGCACTTCTCGACAAATATAATCTGTTTCGTTATTCTAAGTGGTTATTCTTTTTTAGTTAATGAAGAACTTTTTATTCTTAATTCTTGGGTTCAAGAATTCATATATAACTTAAGCGACACGATAAAAGCCCTTTCTATTCTTTTATTAACCGACTTATGTATAGGATTCCATTCACCCCACGGTTGGGAACTAATGATTAGCTCTTTCTACAAGGATTTTGGATTTGCTCATAATGATCAAATTATATCTGGACTTGTTTCCACCTTTCCAGTAATTTTCGATACAATTTTTAAATATTGGATCTTCCGTTATTTAAATCGTGTATCTCCGTCACTTGTAGTGATTTATCATTCAATGAATGACTGA
- the petA gene encoding cytochrome f (component of cytochrome b6/f complex) codes for MQTRKTLSWIKEEITRSISVSLMIYIITGAYISNAYPIFAQQGYENPREATGRIVCANCHLANKPVGIEVPQAVLPDTVFEAVVRIPYDMQLKQVLANGKKGALNVGAVLILPEGFELAPPDRISPEMKEKIGNLSFQSYRPAKKNILVIGPVPGQKYSEITFPILSPDPAAKKDAHFLKYPIYVGGNRGRGQIYPDGSKSNNTVYNATAAGIVSKIIRKEKGGYEITITDAPEGRQVIDSIPPGPELLVSEGESIKLDQPLTSNPNVGGFGQGDAEIVLQDPLRVQGLLFFLASVILAQIFLVLKKKQFEKVQLSEMNF; via the coding sequence ATGCAAACTAGAAAGACCCTCTCTTGGATAAAGGAAGAGATTACTCGCTCCATTTCCGTATCGCTCATGATATATATAATAACTGGGGCATACATTTCAAATGCATATCCCATTTTTGCACAGCAGGGTTATGAAAATCCGCGCGAAGCAACTGGTCGTATTGTATGCGCGAATTGTCATTTAGCTAATAAGCCCGTGGGTATTGAGGTTCCACAAGCGGTACTTCCTGATACTGTATTTGAAGCAGTTGTTCGAATTCCTTATGATATGCAACTAAAACAAGTTCTTGCTAATGGTAAAAAGGGAGCTTTGAATGTGGGGGCTGTTCTTATTTTACCTGAGGGGTTTGAATTAGCCCCTCCTGATCGTATTTCGCCAGAGATGAAAGAAAAGATAGGTAATCTCTCTTTTCAGAGTTATCGCCCCGCTAAAAAAAATATTCTTGTGATAGGTCCCGTTCCTGGTCAAAAATATAGTGAAATCACCTTTCCTATTCTTTCTCCGGACCCTGCTGCTAAGAAGGATGCTCACTTCTTAAAATATCCCATATACGTAGGCGGGAACAGGGGAAGGGGTCAGATTTATCCCGACGGGAGCAAGAGTAACAATACGGTTTATAATGCTACAGCAGCGGGTATAGTAAGCAAAATCATACGAAAAGAAAAAGGGGGGTACGAAATAACTATAACAGATGCGCCAGAGGGGCGTCAAGTGATTGATAGTATCCCCCCAGGACCAGAACTTCTTGTTTCAGAAGGCGAATCCATCAAACTCGATCAACCATTAACAAGTAATCCTAATGTGGGCGGATTTGGTCAGGGAGACGCAGAAATAGTACTTCAAGACCCATTACGTGTCCAAGGCCTTTTGTTCTTCTTGGCATCCGTTATTTTGGCACAAATCTTTTTGGTTCTTAAAAAGAAACAGTTTGAGAAGGTTCAATTGTCCGAAATGAATTTCTAG
- the psbJ gene encoding photosystem II protein J (photosystem II reaction center J), with amino-acid sequence MADTTGRIPLWIIGTVTGIPVIGLIGIFFYGSYSGLGSSL; translated from the coding sequence ATGGCCGATACTACTGGAAGGATTCCTCTTTGGATAATAGGTACTGTAACTGGTATTCCTGTGATCGGTTTAATAGGTATTTTCTTTTATGGCTCCTATTCCGGCTTGGGTTCATCCCTGTAG
- the psbL gene encoding photosystem II protein L (photosystem II L protein) — translation MTQSNPNEQNVELNRTSLYWGLLLIFVLAVLFSNYFFN, via the coding sequence ATGACACAATCAAACCCGAACGAACAAAACGTTGAATTGAATCGTACCAGTCTTTACTGGGGGTTATTACTCATTTTTGTACTTGCTGTTTTATTTTCTAATTATTTCTTTAATTAA
- the psbF gene encoding photosystem II protein VI (cytochrome b559 beta chain 4 kDa subunit), producing the protein MTIDRTYPIFTVRWLAVHGLAVPTVSFLGSISAMQFIQR; encoded by the coding sequence ATGACTATAGATCGAACCTATCCAATTTTTACAGTGCGATGGCTTGCTGTTCACGGACTAGCTGTACCTACCGTTTCTTTTTTGGGGTCAATATCAGCAATGCAGTTCATCCAACGATAA